A window of Megalops cyprinoides isolate fMegCyp1 chromosome 13, fMegCyp1.pri, whole genome shotgun sequence genomic DNA:
CGTTGACAGTGTTATCTTAAAGCCATGCAGCAAAACCATTTGATCATTTCATTTGGAGGTCATAATACACATGCGCGTGTTAACGCAGATAAGAGGAACACGTGCAGAAAGTTCACTCATCATTTCACCTGACATCGGTAGCTATAACAACCGTCGCCTACAATAGCGATATGCTAATGTTTTAAGtacatgtgatgtaaaatgtctgaaacGTTTGCATTCACTGAAGCAGTGGTCTTCATCGTATCACCTAATCTGTTTTGCACATCAGCCTAAATCATGTTTCTGGAGAAGATATCAATAACAGAAGTATGGCAAATGGCGCCGTAGTAGTATCTAAGTATACACTAGCTCAAATGGGATGTACTCAATTCACAAAATGCTTCTGCTTTCGCTTTCAATGCGATGTCATTTTTGTGACAAGatggataacattttatatGCTTCCCTTATACTACGAACTGAGATGTAATGGCATGTcaaatttcaaaacagcaaatgctACAGTAATATCTGATAGTAACACTCTTGTTGAAAGCTAAAACTCAACAACTTAGTGATCTGATTGCATTGCCCTTCAATAGATTTCAGCAAgagattttgtttttcccagaaaggacatgtttcttttcttttgacaCATGTTACACATTCCATGTTTGTTGGTGCAGCCACCTTCTGCCCCTAGTCTAAGCTAATCACAGACCAGTACGCTTCCTGTGCAGATGGAAAAGTAACATTAACCCCCAGTGCATAaactgggcggcagtgtagcatagtggttaaggagcaggacttgtaactgaaaggttgccggttcaatccccgctgggctgctgctgtacccttgggcaaggtacttaaccaacaattgcctcagtaaatatccagctgtataaatggattgtaaagaactgcaacctatgtaagtcactaaAAGCGTctcccaaatgaataaatgtaactgagTAGTGGATTTCAATAAAATCTTCTGAATACTGTGATGATGTCAGTCACCttatcattacattaaattattggcatttagcagacactcttgtccagagcaacttacattggttacagtttttctttttttaaaaaacaatgttatccgtttatacagctggatatttattgaggcaattgtgggttaagtaccttgcccaagggtacggcaacagtgccccagtggggatcgaactggcaaccttttggttacgagtcctgctccttaaccactatgctacactgccacccctaccAATCCCCTAAGACAAACTTGATTTAATTGTAAGTTTTTAACAGGTGGTCCACACCTTTGGACAAGTGATTTCGGATGGAAAAATTGCTTTACAGACTATGTACTTATAGACTATGGTATGGCCTATGATATAGTCTGCTGTCATAGACCGCTGCTCTGGTGATCTCAGATGGTGTTGAATGCATCTGCTCTTTCGTGCTGAACCTGAGTCAGCATTcattatttacactgaaaatatacTGAGTTAGGAATTAAAGGTGGGTAAGCTGATATCCTGGGTCAAGGCTAGAGACCACTGTGCAAAAACAGTCCCTTTCCACAGTATTGATCAGCCCTGGTCCCTGTGGTGGGTGCACATTGTACATTGGTTTTTGTTCCACCTAATAGTTgtgacaaacattttaaaagtcagtCACCTTTATATGACAAAATATGTTGttgcaatgcaatatatgttaatatatgcAATGTGTCTGTGTCAATATAAACCTGTAATGAAAACCACTATGCAGTTGTGCCATCTACTGGACAAAGTACTGTGCTACATATCTAGGTGGTTTCAGACATTACATACTGCATCTCTGTGTGgggaatgaaaaacaaagccatttcagaAGGTGTCAGCAATCTAGCAGAGCTTGGTTTTGTAATCCAATAACAAGGCTTGGATTCGTATATGTCCAACAAAATTAGACATTTGTGTATAGTCAGTTTAGCATTGATTATCTGTCATATTCCTGTCAAATTCCTGATTTAAGCATTAAACAACACGTGTATAGTCAGGTTATTAATGAAGTTAATGCTATTCTGCTATTGAGTAATAAAGAgtaacatgtacagtaccagtcaaatgtttggacacacctttctttctttattttttagtattttacacattttagaataaccatcaaaaatgaaactgaaaggtttcaaaaagtgttaaacaaatgactGTCTtatttagattcttcaaagtagccattttttttatttgtatagtttttaatataaaaatggaaagaagTTCATAtgtaggcatcaacttcactgttttatgtttgtctaagaTAAGTCCTTTGatcaaaatgcatgtttcccattacctcagtcaggtgtgtccaaacgtttggCTGGTACTTTATGTATACGTGTATGTGAGAAACAAAGCACCTACTTCCACCATGGCATTTATTCTGTGGGAATTGCAGTGTATAGGATTATCTGTGGCTCACACTGCATTGAAGAAGCGCACTTGCATCACTTCCACaaaaactccttttttttttttttggttgcctTGAATTGTATCATTTTGGGGTTTGATGAAGAATATTTTCCTtaattctgtctctctgaaaagGCACAGTCACTTATCAAGTCTGAGTATTTAGGCCATTATGGTGTTTTACCTCAATCAGCCCACAATGCTATCTGCCACGCTTATCAACTTAAATTGATGAACACTCAAATTcctcaaatatgaaataactcCATTAGGATAAGTTATAGAATTATTTCTTCTATCAATATGAATGGAGACATTAagtttctgtaaaaatattttgtgaaatccACTTTAGTTGGTtgaattttgtctttaaagTGGTTTGACACGATCAAGGCTGATGCGAGAGTTCAGGCATTTGTAATGCAAATAGGCCACATCTGCCAAGGAGGTGCAGGTGTGTCCACTAGAGAGCGCTCTTGTTTATGTGACTGCAGACCTGGCAGAGAATTTTGCGAGCTGCACTTCGCACCAGCAAGGCTCGACCTCATTTTCCACAGCATTCATCAGCCTGACGTTCCACCGCAATGCCAAAGGCCTCTGTGGGAAAAAAGACCCATCAGCACTGCTTATAATGCCTTTAATTTCGAACACAATTTTTCTCCTAACGCAACAACATGCTATCAGAGATATGTAGCATTTGGAGATACACATTCCATTCAGTACGCTTACATTTCATCGTTTATTACTGActcttttatattttaaagcttcccacaaaaaatatattttcccatctcttctttttttcatttttctgccgCAACCCCTCACCCCTGGGGGACAGTTAGGTATATCACATTGCAGAATTCAGTATCCACTGATGAGCTTACGGTTAAGAATTActacagttttaaaatgctgcaaTCCGGGGCTCAAAAATTCAGCAATAAAGTTCCCTGGCCCTACGCCATCTTCCTTTCCTCAGTTCTGTGCCCctcctccatcacacacacacacacacacacacacacacacacacacacacacacacacacacacacacaaaaaacaaacggAGGGTAAGAAAGAAGAAATTTAGTGCACAGGATCTACAGGAATGTGTTACAGACTACAAACTCTGTccaatattattaatatcacAAAGGATAGCCCCTCCCCCAACCTTCTGGCGCTCCAAAAACTCAATTCTTTCACTGAGTACCCTCATAACAGAAATATAATTATGAgaataacatgaaataaaaggCTTGACATGTGAAATAACAATTTTGTGTGATTCTTGGTTAGTAATTAGAAAATACTAGTAAGTTGTAACACTGTGGAATGTAGTTTTCTCGTAAATTTTTAGGATTGTTTCCCACTGCCTCCCCTATATTGCTGAATTCCTTTtctgtttccctttctcttcttcctgtcTATGTTAatatgaacatacagtacatgcagaaacatgcacatataGAGCCATGTAAACGCCAACACAcctacccccccctccctttttcataaatatttatgagggCCTCGGGCTGCTGAGTGCCTCTTGTCCTTATTGGCTGGTGTCAGGGGTTCCTTTTGTCCTTATTGGCTGAAGTAAGGGAGCAGAACTTCAGCACTGCCACACAAAGAGGCAGTAAAAGGGGAAACAGGAGGAATGTGTGGTTGTGAGAGGGGGGAGATTCTGTCACACAGATACGCTAATCACACAGCACCAGAGAGACCCATGACTTCAATACTGTTTAACCACCAAACTGCAAATAACGTCCAGGAATACcgcattttcttttctttttttttttttcctgatggcTCAGGGTTGCATGGGCAAATGTGAAATAACGTCAATGGAAAAACTTCTgcgtttggaaaaaaaaaaaaaaaaaaaaattaagtaatCCATctggcccttcccccctgctcATGGAACATTTTATCTGTTGGCCCATTCATGTATTGTGTTACACTTCacattgtgttttaaacacaCTTGTCCTTGTAAGACGGCTTTTTGGCATGTGTGTGCTATTTCACTGGAAAGTGCGTAAGCAAAATAATGGGTAAAGGAAAGGATGTGCTCTCTCAGACAGATCGCTCCTTGTGATTGtcctaaaactgaaaatgctcccgtatgtaaaaattgtatctTTTCTGAGCCATGGAGGTCACGTAATGTGTTCTCTTGGAATAAAAAACGCTTAATCGGCTTTTAATGTCTTGGCAAATATGTTGTTTGACTCACAAAGAACGGTGTTTTGGTTGACCAGCACGGATGAATCACGTGACAATGGTACAAACTGTGTCATAACAGAGGGCATGAGTGGCAACATACTGAGCTGAGCAGGCACCTTTGTCCTGggaatttacattacatttacatgtattcattcgGCACATGCTTTtacccaaagtgacttacaagtgaggtagagtgcaacactggcaaaaaaaaaaaaacataaggagtcaacaatattagaagcataTGGGCAACTTGGGAAACCTACAGCTAACTAGCATTGTAGCTGGACAGTGTGGAGATGGACAGTAGCTTGCTAGAGAGTGCAATATCACTGTCATAGACGTGATTCCAggctgcagctgtctgcttcCAAGTCAAGATCCTGAACCACAAAGTAGCAGAGCTGCCAGGTTACCGAAAAATCTCTCCTTTCACaaaatttctctcttttcactACCTTCATTAGGGCACGGATGTTGATATAACTGATCACATGAGCACCGTGCCGTGAGATAAGactcttttcattctttttgtatTAAAGGTCAACCATATCAGCAAGACCTTGGTCTGGATCAATACATGCCAAGaatgtgtcattgtttttctcAACAGCAGGCAACTGGAACAACCTGAAAAACATAGACAatgatctctttctctctctctctgtctctatgtatatatgtatatataagaaCAAAATGTACTTCCTAATCAGAAACACAAGGTCATGTCTCAGAAAtcacataaattattcattatttttaccaTACAAGTTCAATGCATGGAAAAGAAATATTATATGTTATAGTGATATTAATAATTGTGCCTATTCAACCTATTTTTGTCAGTGATAGAAAGACAATATTGGTACAAATATTGGGTGATTTTTGTCATGTgaccaagtgtgtgtgtgtgtgtgtgtgtgtgtgtgtgcgtgtgtgtgtttgtgtgtgagtgtatgttttgGATTAATGTGCTATATTGAGCATTTGCCTTACCACTTACACGCAAGGAAAAGATAAGCTTCGATTGTATGTCTTGCATTAGTATTTACCGCCAATTAcctttcagcattttaaaaagagaggaGCTACACATTAATTTAATCTAAAATTTAGACGATGAATAAGAAGAGCATGATGCTGAAATGCATGATTTCATCAAGGGTGACGCAGACAATTTAGATGAAATCTGAAAACACATCAGAGAAATTCTCAGTGATGACTGGGTCAAGTCAACTTGATGTGGTGGTCATCAAATGCTGACGCTGTACTGCATTAAAAactgactcacttcctgttagACGGATCATCTTAAGACAGTGCTCCATCTCATTACCAGCCCAGTGAAATTATCCCAGGGCATGATGGgtatttcttatgtcttaattcacaaaaacacagttctTTTTGTGAATCTTATTTCACAAAGAACATCTGATGGCCCTATCAGCACCAGTTTCTCAACTATATGTCGCATATTTAAACTTGATGCTTTTAGAGGTGATACAGATAACAAACTAAGTTCAGCTCTCCTGAATCAGAGTTTTGAGATCACTTATGTTCAGAACTCAGATACAGgtataacaataatatattcAGTTATATGCAGTATATTAGGAGTTAATGGTATCCTAAATATTCCTGATGGTTTTGGCTCAGGGTTTGTGTTGATTTGAGTATATAACATAAAAGTGTTTCAAATTTAACGCCAGGGGGTGTGAAGTCGGGTATACCAGACCCACACCTAGCAGAAAGCCCTTATAATGCTCAGTATATGTATTACATGTCCAACTAAACCCTACAGATGAGGTAAGTGGACCTCAGACATGAGAATTTCACTGTTTTAAGGAATTAAAGCTGCGATATTCTCATGAAGGCCATGGCTCCTGTGAAATTAATTACTAAAACAAATAGTTTGGTTTATTTGAAATGGGCAagaggacaagaaaaaaagtccTGCTTTTCTCACCCTGTCAACATGCCTTTAAATCCATAGCCAATACGATTATTGTTGATTTGGCTCGCTTTAGAGGTTTacttcctgctgtttctgtacCACAGCACTAATGGAGAGTAGATGATGATGCTAGTTTTAGGGAACTGCTCTTCCACAATGAGATCTGACTTTACTACAGTCACTGTGTCAGTTATTTTGATCATTGTCATTGCTTTGCTTCTAGTGTAATTACCAGTACTTTACTGACTGTTGTGGGCAGAGAAAACTTGCCAGTAGCTATAGGCACACTTTGTGGGGGGATGGGCAATCCTGTGAGTTAGTAATTAccctcttttcttctctgacAGAAAAGACTCACTGGCTGAGAAATAGTGAAACTGAACAGATAATCAAACACTGATGGGAGGATTTAGTATAGTACAGTGTACTGTTCAATATTCACTCCTCCATACAAATATGCtataatataaacatacatatttaagGTTATTTTTAAGATTACAATGAATTTCgtatttattattcatgataATTTGTTGAATGTATGATGCCTTCCATTCATGGAAGTTAAGCGTTATGGTAACTAAATGTTTGGCATGATCATGCTTTCTTGCGCAATATCCCCATAAGATAATAAAAGTACTGTGTAGATGGATCCAGACACTAGCGTTTCCTCATATTCACGAGTGCATATTGTTCTTTGAACATGTGACAAGGCCAGGGTCTGACAACGCATGCTCTGTACGGAGCATAGAACAGCAGGCGAAATCAGAAATTGAAATTCATAACCACTGTTTTTCTCCCCTGTTGAAGGCATTGAGGGTTCACGCATGCTCTCTGCCGGCTATAACGTGGAGAAAGCAAATTAAGGTCTCGCTGCCCCCAATGCGCAAGCTCAGTATATTGGCGTGATTGATGTCGGTTTGGTGAGTCTGAGCTCAAGGGGTCGAATCAGCTCTTCAGCTGATTTTTACTGGGAGTGCAGCGGGCAGAACTTTGTGCAATACTGCTGGATAGAAATAGCTATTTCAGGCAATCGCCTTTGACAAAGAACGCGGAGGATGTCGGCGAATAAAGCcaagaaagtgaaaatggcTACCAAATCATGTCCGGAATGCGATCAACAGGTGAGGAATTACACGTAGATTAagtatataatatacattttattttaatgcatcgGCATACAAAAATGAACGAAATGTCGCTTTTCGTGAGCGAACAAAAAGTTCAGTGCAGTGGAAAGGGGTTAGCGTAGCAATATTCATAATGAGGTTGTCCTCTGATGTATTTTACTTACTACGTTTAATGACAAATATTACTACTTGTTCAGTGAAATCGTGCTTAAAACTGACTTCATGtgttgctagttagctaggtgGAATGTAGCCATTTCCTCCCCTCAGATACAGTGTAGCTGGTCTAGCTAGACTGTATTTACTAGCCAATAACAATTCTGTGTTTCATATTGTTAATGTAAATACTGGATCATGATAGTATCGCGACGCCTAGATATAGCtacacagatgaaaatgtttactttgcGGATTTTCGGAATCGGCTAAAGGAATTTGAGACGTTTAAATAGTATTTCATATGGCGATAGTTGAATTGCTTTCAGAACGTTTTTGTTCGCacgtttgttttatttactttggtGTATAAAAGATAGATGTGATATTTAAATGTGGTCGGCCGAAACTATTGCCGTTTCTAGGTCGCTAAAGGCTGCCTTATGGTGAAGGTTACGGTTTTGGAgttcatttatgcatttgtagaTAAATATTTCAAGTTACCGGTGTCGTTATTGGCACGTGTCCCAATTcgtagctgctgctgctgctggactgcACCAAGGATTTTCCACTAAATAGGAAATGTGGACGATAGCAGCCATGCAGtctgtaatattgtaataagcATTCTATTTTTATATGTAGCCACTATTTCCTGtcatttattaaatgaaatattccgATAGTTTGGAGGTATGGACATCAGCGCTAGTGTATCAACTTGAATGTATTTAAGAGCAACTGATGATGGTATTAACAGTGGGTTTCATTATGAAGTTTTCTTAACCtcacttttctttcatttgataGATTCCAGTTGCGTGCAAGTCGTGTCCCTGCGGCTATGTGTTCATAAGCCGAAAACTTCTAAATGCCAAACTAACCGAGAGGTCGCCACCAGTAATAGGTAAGGCCAGTTTTGACAATCCATGATATCTCTTAAGAAtgctttctggaaaatgaataagaaattaCAACAACATCTTAATTTTTTGGAAATAATACTTAATGTCTCttttcaatgttaaaatgttagtTTTGGTTTTGCTTGCCTACTGATCTGTCCTCGTTAAATTTCTCAGAAATGTTAGGTATGTTACAGACATGTTGTTAGCCACATGGCGTTTTACAGCcgttgtctgtgtttgtgtacacgAGTTTGGGCCCGGAAAAAGTTAATATTATTTTAGAGTGTAGTTTATGGTAGATTGCTTAATGTTTATTAATAAGCTGTCTTAAATAATTAGGTGACTCATTCAAGTTAAACCTCCAGCAAAGACGTTACACACCAGATGCATTACTTGTTGTCAACACTAAAGTGATGTTAAgaattcagaaagaaaaaattacattattacatattgtTGCCTTTACAACAGTTTTGGCTGTGTTCAATAGAGGAGACACAATGGCAATTTCctgtttcccattttttttctaagcctgtttatgaaatatgacaccactcccccatcccctccccttcccctttcACTATGAAAAATATGTGAGATGAAAATGACTGTGGACAACGAGGTTATAACGTTTTAGTTGCAGAATTAATTTTGTTGGTTGAAAGAGTAAGTACCAGGAAATGGTGGGGGATGGGACTCATTTTTAATTCCAGGCGGAAAAGCTTGTGCTCTCAGTTCTCTAAAGCATAGCCTGTCTCACTGAGGAAGCTAGCAGGGTTCATTCTTTGTTGTTCAATCAGTGGTGATTATTTATTCGCTTAAACAGCACACTTTGCTATTTCATGAAAGAGCATTGTTCTGGTCCCCTTGGTTTTTCTAGTTTGTGCACATCATTGAAGTCTTATTAACACTCATTAGTTGAACATCCTCTGGAGTTTGGTGTGATGGATAGAAAGGTGGGGGGTTTAAATATAGCACACGAAACAAATTAttctgtatataatataatataatatataataaattattcTATATATATTCTATTTATAACCCCACAAAGGATTCCTGTTTTGTGATAAGTTTGACGAGATCTTTAAGTGGATTACATAGAGGATACTAGAGCCAGCTCAGAGTACACTGTAGTCATAGATTATCAAGTCTTTGTGTTTATTCTGGTGTGGGTGGTTTCATCAATGTGCCCTCTGTTGTTGTAGCAAGTTGGCCTTTTATACGTGATTCATTTACTTTGACTTCCATTTGATATACAACTACATACTCAAACTGAATAAGTGTACTCGCACTTTGTTAGGTTGccctggataggagcatctgaGAGATAACAAAATGcagtgtgatctgtgtgtggaATATGCAATCACCAAAAGCTTGATTAATATTCGGCTGGTTAGTGAACTGTGATAACTCATTGGGAGTGTTCCTGTGAACATTTTGCAAACTGTGTGTATTAGCGGAAATCACGGCTGGAACGTTTTAACACCATAGTCCTCCGCAAGGCCTTCCTAGGGCTGTAAAGTTTTGGAAAATAGTAGGCTCTTTATTAATTTCTAATGTTTTTCACCTCGTTAATTTGCCATCGTATCAAAGCTAGTCAGAATGATTAAGCAACTTCCTGGGTTGGTGGCAAAGAAGAATGCTGGCTTTTCAATTGGGGAGGGATATCAGATTACAGCTCAGTGATTTAGATGATGGGTGTTTTTCGCTTAAGGAGAGGACTGATACCATGCTCTTAGCTTCACTTGTAGAACTGTGGGTGTCCATTGACCAACCTTTCTCTCATCACAAACCAAGAGTTTTTTTGTGATGGGGAACCCCCAAGCACCACAGCATAAAGTGAGGCCTATGTTACTCATtgttaaaactgttttacaTATGCCTGCATGGACGTTCTCAGACATGAAACCTTTTTTTGAGTTGAAGTGCCATTACAGACTTTGGCCTCTTCAGTGGAACCACAATAGTCAGTCCTTATCTCTGAATAACATGTTTAAGCAGATGTTAAATTTATTTGCTTCTTAAactatgtattttttcctttaaatttcaGGACACACCTAAAATTTTGCAACAAAATGGGACTCTCACTTGAATTCATCTCTGGAATTTAAGGACAAAGGGCAGAGTGGTTACACTGAATAGACACCCTTGTGTGTTTGAAGGATTCTTGTCATCAGCTAACTGATGGAAACTTTTGTGTGCTTGCCCATAGAAAGTACTGGGATGAGCATTTAAACTGTAGAACGTTTCATTCACACGCTGGTCATTTTCAAGAAATTAGCTGTAACTTTTTCAGTGCTCAGCTTGGAACCATGTACATTGCGTTGAGCGGTTAGGTGACTGGCAGGCAGAAAATAATTATAGTGTCCTGTGACAAATAATGCTGaaagtaaaacacaaatgtgtacCGTTAAATTCTGCTTAGACTGAGAGTTTCTGTGAGCTCACCATTTCAGAAATGACCACAACAGTTCGTATGTAATTATGGTATGATGCAGACTTGCGTATAGATTTCCCTtacaggactgttttttttatttttgagatgAATGGTATCTGGATTTATTTTCAATGCAGGTCAGACAGGAATATTCACACACGGTGATGGGGCTCAGCAGTTTCGTCACAACCTTGGGCAAATGTAATTAGTCATATCCCTAATCTCCTCAAAGAGATCTTTGTTCCTGCCAGGGCAAGAAATTGACAGGGCAGGAATTCCTGAAGCAACGTATAGCTGtgcagaaataaaatggctATGACACAAAcaagtcaaatcaaatcaaaggaaTCTTCTTTTAAAGGCCAGATTAATATACACTTACGCCTAAGCACGTTAATATGGTGCCATACAAAGTGAAAAATGGTGCTGTAAAATAAAGCTAATGGAGTCACTTCAGTCTGTagtaaaatgcaatgtaaatgttttcaagaaagcaaaacaaattcaCAGGGAAAAGTAATGAACATAAAATTGACCGCACAAAATTGTTCCTGAAAAGACTAGTTGTGTAGCCTTTGAACGAGTTTgaatttctctctgtgtgataGACTGATATTGCATACTTTGTGTTATTATTGGTCACTGTATCAATCGGTCAGTGCTTCTTTTTAAACTTGCACACTCAAGTGACTACTCTCTCAGGCTAGACGGACAGAAAACACCTCTGATTGACAGTCATTATGAAGGTGAAGAAAGAGTATCTTGGGAGAGTTTATTATCAGGTAGTGTAGGCCCCTTGCACTCTGGTTCTGACAGCATTCAGTGGTTAAAATGAGATGCCTTTCTTCTGTGCCTGCCTTTGTGTTCAGAATCGGTATGCctatataataaaaacatgatgGGGAATTTCGAGAATTTCttaatatttttctgtaatcCTGATGACAGCGGATTTGGGTGTTGCCCACCCTCAGGAAGGAGGACATAAAGGCATGtttacattgaaaatatttttatatatctatatgttTCTGCCCACTATCTATAAGCTGTAGCACTGGGTGCATCAAATAAAATTTCTGAACATTCATAAGGGGTCTTAAGCCCCAGGGATCAGCTAAAATGTTTTGGAACAGAAAATGAGAGATTTTACATGCTAATGTAAAATATGCTTGGAAATATAATGCttgaaaacatgtttctttttgCATATGTCGCTCAGCCTTTGTAAATATCTGAAACATAAGTCATATGTTCTCAAGATGTGGTCAGTCAGTGCTCTGACTGAATATCCTGAATGagttttcagactttttttaaCTCCCCGTAGGTGATATGTCTGGGCTTGGGTGATCTTAGATGTAGTATGGTTGGGCATACCTCGAGGTCCagatattgttaaaaaaaattaaccaagTTTTACTCTACCAGACAGGAGAGTAGTAAtcctgaaactgaaataactTCACTTTTATGATCTGTAAAAGGCTGGGAGATGTTAACCCCTGAAAGGCGATTACCAATCTTTAAATCTTTGACGAGGTGGGTTTTAGTGCATTGTTAGCCTCTGCTATGTCTTggatgtcattttgaaaaagattttCTGGAGAAGAGGAAATGTCTTCCTTCATGTTTGTGGTGTATGTTATTTTTGCAGACAAATTGGATGCAAAGAGGAGGAGAACGGAACGAATCCGCAGAGAGAAAATCAGCTCCGCCTCAACCAATGACATGGAAAACAGGAGGAGGTCCCGCTCAAACAGCCAATCGGAGCAGATCCGCAGAGGAAGGGGGCGGCCAAAGACCACCAC
This region includes:
- the c13h16orf87 gene encoding UPF0547 protein C16orf87 homolog; the protein is MSANKAKKVKMATKSCPECDQQIPVACKSCPCGYVFISRKLLNAKLTERSPPVIDKLDAKRRRTERIRREKISSASTNDMENRRRSRSNSQSEQIRRGRGRPKTTTLKKQEEEKEKQEKEIDIYANLSDEKAFVFSVALAEINRKILGQRLIL